A stretch of the Corylus avellana chromosome ca6, CavTom2PMs-1.0 genome encodes the following:
- the LOC132184656 gene encoding methyltransferase-like protein 2, whose protein sequence is MATGDSKELRKMSDKLSTFLESGIYRFENPNAVFIDPVRALNRSYTRFRVSPSAYYPRFFESKQESRVSSSTSRKRKRKEKKPQALNDREKVAERRHQEARPFLLKAHECLLRATDLLEVMSNLRRDFDSSRECGDLSLPDVPQQSFIELGRVWQTPLYEITLNFHQHEKLNADGGSLIMQNSEESVLPVFNNLVLNETGNDVEAEFLNSPYVMPRESCFYMSDIGQIHNLIPAEPGRGFNLIVVDPPWENGSAHQKSRYPTLPNRYFLSLPIKQLSHTDGALVALWVTNREKLRGFVEKELFPTWGVRYVATFYWLKVKADGSMINDLDLFHHRPYECLMLGYCHREPVDSECLPKFKPVQDGQIIVSIPGDYSRKPPVGGLLLEYVPGFKPTRCLELFAREMNSGWTSWGNEPLRFQELRYFIKDR, encoded by the exons ATGGCGACCGGCGACTCAAAGGAGCTCCGGAAGATGAGCGATAAGCTATCGACGTTTCTGGAATCTGGTATCTACCGGTTCGAAAATCCGAACGCAGTTTTCATCGATCCGGTTCGCGCCCTGAACCGCTCTTACACCAGGTTTAGGGTTTCCCCGTCTGCGTACTATCCTCGTTTCTTCGAATCCAAACAAGAATCCAGGGTTTCATCTTCTACTTCTAGAAAGCGAAAGCGGAAGGAGAAGAAGCCTCAGGCTCTCAACGACAGAGAAAAAGTCGCCGAACGAAGACACCAG GAAGCGAGGCCTTTCTTGCTGAAGGCACATGAATGTTTGCTGAGAGCCACTGATCTTTTGGAGGTTATGAGCAATCTGCGGAGAGATTTTGATTCTTCGAGAGAATGCGGGGACCTGTCATTGCCAGATGTTCCACAACAATCTTTTATTGAACTGGGACGGGTCTGGCAGACCCCTCTGTATGAAATTACTCTTAATTTCCATCAACATGAGAAGCTGAATGCTGATGGAG GTTCACTAATCATGCAAAACAGTGAAGAAAGTGTGCTCCCTGTATTTAATAATTTGGTTCTCAATGAGACTGGTAATGATGTGGAGGCTGAATTTTTGAACAGTCCATATGTAATGCCACGAGAGAGTTGCTTCTACATG TCTGATATCGGGCAGATTCACAACCTGATTCCTG CCGAGCCTGGTCGTGGATTCAATCTTATTGTGGTAGATCCACCATGGGAAAATGGGAGTGCCCATCAGAAGTCAAG GTACCCAACTTTGCCCAACCGTTATTtcttatctcttcctatcaagCAACTTTCTCACACAGATGGAGCACTTGTGGCATTGTGGGTGACCAATAGGGAGAAATTGCGTGGTTTCGTTGAGAAAGAGCTGTTTCCTACATGGGGAGTCAGATATGTGGCCACTTTTTATTGGTTGAAG GTGAAAGCTGATGGCTCGATGATTAATGATCTAGACCTCTTTCATCATAGGCCATATGAATGCCTTATGTTGGGCTATTGTCACAGGGAG CCTGTGGATTCTGAATGCCTGCCAAAATTCAAACCTGTACAAGATGGTCAGATTATTGTTAGCATCCCTGGAGATTACTCAAGGAAGCCCCCAGTTGGAG GGTTGCTTCTGGAGTATGTTCCAGGGTTCAAGCCCACTCGATGTTTAGAACTATTTGCTAGAGAAATGAATTCTGGATGGACTTCTTGGGGTAATGAACCCCTTCGCTTTCAAGAGTTGAGATATTTTATCAAGGATAGATGA
- the LOC132184160 gene encoding protein BRASSINAZOLE-RESISTANT 1-like, which translates to MTSDGATSATVARRKPSWRERENNRRRERRRRAIAAKIYAGLRAQGNYNLPKHCDNNEVLKALCTEAGWTVEEDGTTYRKGCKPPPNDMAGTSTRITPYSSQNPSPLSSSFPSPIPSYQASPSSSSFPSPSRNDANNSSFLIPFLRNAIPSSLPPLRISNSAPVTPPLSSPTSRTAKPIPIWETIAKQSMASFNYPFGAISAPASPTHRQLHTPATIPECDESDSSTIDSCQWINFQAFTFSTSSMTTSPTFNLAKPFAQQIIPTVANERGRGTEFNFGGGQVKPWVGERIHEVGLGDLELTLGNGKAKI; encoded by the exons ATGACGTCAGACGGGGCGACGTCAGCGACGGTGGCGAGGAGGAAGCCGtcgtggagggagagagagaacaacCGGAGGCGAGAGCGGAGGAGGAGGGCCATTGCCGCTAAGATATACGCGGGGCTGAGAGCTCAGGGGAACTACAACTTGCCCAAACACTGCGACAACAACGAGGTCTTGAAGGCTCTCTGCACCGAAGCTGGCTGGACCGTCGAAGAGGACGGCACCACCTATCGCAAG GGATGCAAGCCGCCCCCAAATGATATGGCAGGCACTTCCACCAGAATCACCCCATACTCTTCTCAGAATCCCAGTCCTCTATCTTCCTCCTTTCCAAGCCCAATTCCATCTTACCAAGCCAGTCCCTCATCCTCTTCCTTCCCCAGCCCGTCACGCAACGATGCCAACAATTCATCTTTCCTTATTCCCTTTCTCCGCAATGCCATTCcttcctctctccctcctcTTCGGATCTCTAATAGCGCCCCTGTAACCCCTCCTCTATCATCACCAACTTCAAGAACTGCTAAGCCAATCCCCATTTGGGAGACCATTGCCAAACAATCCATGGCTTCCTTTAACTACCCATTTGGTGCTATTTCCGCCCCGGCAAGCCCAACTCATCGTCAGCTTCATACTCCGGCTACTATACCCGAATGCGATGAGTCTGACTCATCCACCATTGATTCTTGCCAATGGATTAACTTCCAAGCATTTACCTTCTCTACGTCCTCAATGACGACCTCTCCAACCTTTAACCTTGCGAAACCCTTTGCTCAGCAAATTATACCCACTGTAGCTAATGAGAGGGGGAGAGGTACAGAGTTCAACTTTGGAGGTGGGCAGGTTAAGCCATGGGTTGGAGAGAGGATTCATGAGGTAGGATTGGGTGATCTGGAGCTCACACTTGGAAATGGGAAGGCTAAGATTTAG
- the LOC132184298 gene encoding uncharacterized protein LOC132184298, with the protein MSVATKLQLSAKPVSEPRAILGLAGNRLRVSEELKRKAENTKRPQRLRNRASEIPEPAVRNNVSVDSSCSSDSSSSGSSAKKTVNSRMVRRNGFGPVKVAPDGAEAVAFSSPKILGPPKRCDWITAHSDPSYTIFHDEEWGVPVYEDRKLFELLVFSQALAELSWPAILNKRDIFRKLFDSFEPSSIAQFTEKKLMSLKVNGIPLLSEPKLRAVVENAKQVLKVQQEFGSLSNYCWSFVNHKPIRNGFRYARQVPAKTPKAELISKDLMQRGFRCVGPTVVYSFMQVAGIVNDHLLTCFRHQECNSNMKKDLNPKIEETKEINEALENTCLSQE; encoded by the exons ATGTCTGTGGCCACTAAGCTTCAATTATCCGCTAAACCGGTTTCGGAGCCCCGAGCTATTCTCGGTCTGGCGGGGAATAGACTTAGGGTTTCCGAAGAACTGAAACGGAAGGCCGAGAACACGAAAAGGCCACAGCGGCTGCGAAATCGTGCCTCCGAAATTCCAGAACCAGCCGTACGGAACAATGTCTCGGTCGACAGCTCGTGCTCTTCGGATTCTTCTTCGAGCGGTTCCTCAGCGAAGAAAACGGTGAATTCTCGGATGGTGAGGCGCAACGGGTTTGGGCCCGTGAAGGTTGCCCCGGACGGCGCGGAGGCCGTGGCGTTTTCTTCCCCGAAGATTTTGGGCCCGCCGAAACGATGCGATTGGATAACAGCTCACTCTG ACCCAAGTTATACTATTTTCCATGATGAGGAATGGGGGGTTCCAGTTTATGAGGATAGGAAGTTGTTTGAGCTACTTGTCTTTTCACAAGCATTAGCAGAACTAAGCTGGCCAGCAATTCTTAATAAGAGAGACATATTCAG GAAACTTTTTGACAGTTTTGAGCCATCATCCATTGCACAGTTTACTGAGAAGAAGTTGATGTCCCTGAAAGTAAATGGCATCCCGTTGCTCTCTGAACCAAAGCTTCGTGCGGTTGTAGAGAATGCTAAACAAGTGCTTAAG GTTCAGCAGGAGTTTGGTTCCCTAAGTAACTATTGCTGGAGCTTTGTGAACCACAAGCCAATAAGAAATGGATTTCGTTATGCACGTCAAGTACCAGCTAAGACACCTAAAGCGGAACTCATAAGCAAGGATTTGATGCAGAGAGGCTTCCGTTGTGTTGGGCCAACTGTTGTTTATTCATTCATGCAGGTCGCTGGAATTGTCAACGATCATCTCTTGACATGCTTTAGACACCAGGAGTGCAATTCAAATATGAAGAAGGATTTGAATCCCAAGATTGAGGAGACTAAGGAAATAAATGAAGCTCTCGAGAATACATGCTTATCTCAGGAATGA